The Agrobacterium cucumeris genome has a segment encoding these proteins:
- a CDS encoding amino acid ABC transporter permease, with product MIHDMIAIVQDYWLLLLIGQYPNGPLGGLANTLILSALSIALAFPVSILMALARLSKWRLLRWPVTAVVYFTRGVPLLMLILWSYFLVPLWTGADVPSFVTMLATLVIYQGAFMSEVVRAGIVSLGAGQMDAARALGHGYFSAMRYIILPQALYNMIPSLISTFVSTIKDTTLGYVINVPDLTFAANQVNNQLLTQPFQVFLILALVYYIICWSLTHVANLLERRIARRRAGPRGKLAADAPAPANIVTEQL from the coding sequence ATGATCCATGACATGATCGCAATCGTGCAGGATTACTGGCTGCTTCTGCTGATTGGCCAATATCCGAACGGCCCACTGGGCGGCCTTGCCAACACGCTCATCCTGTCGGCGCTCAGCATCGCGCTCGCCTTTCCCGTCAGCATCCTGATGGCGCTGGCGCGGCTGTCGAAATGGCGGCTCCTGCGCTGGCCAGTCACCGCCGTGGTGTATTTTACCCGTGGCGTTCCGCTGCTGATGCTCATCCTCTGGAGCTATTTTCTCGTTCCGCTGTGGACCGGGGCGGATGTGCCGAGCTTCGTTACCATGCTGGCGACGCTCGTCATCTATCAGGGCGCTTTCATGAGCGAGGTTGTGCGCGCTGGCATCGTATCGCTTGGGGCCGGACAGATGGATGCGGCGCGGGCGCTGGGGCACGGATATTTCAGCGCGATGCGCTATATCATCCTGCCGCAGGCGCTCTACAACATGATCCCGAGCCTCATTTCGACTTTCGTGTCCACCATCAAGGACACGACGCTTGGTTATGTCATCAATGTGCCGGACCTGACTTTTGCGGCGAACCAGGTGAACAACCAGCTCCTGACACAGCCTTTCCAGGTCTTCCTCATTCTGGCGCTGGTTTATTACATCATCTGCTGGTCGCTGACCCATGTCGCCAATCTTCTCGAGCGGCGCATCGCCCGCCGGCGGGCAGGCCCGCGCGGCAAGCTCGCGGCAGACGCACCGGCCCCCGCCAA
- a CDS encoding amino acid ABC transporter permease, with the protein MSGFDLWAILSNADYVSMLLHGIQMTFIIYAGSWLLAMSLAIVLLAIRLSPFRFGDPLVAAYVSYHRNVPTLVQLMLWYFGVFTLLPSGLANWLSSHNAEAIFAIIGLGLCQAAYFSEDLRSGVRSINPGQMEAARALGHSYVSAMRFVIMPQGVRNALPPLINHSTSLFKNSSLGVLIGAPELTHAVKEVENLSFRTFEVYLVATVLYLFFSLLIMGLGAYISMRVDPLRRARA; encoded by the coding sequence GTGAGCGGTTTTGACCTCTGGGCAATCCTGAGCAATGCGGACTACGTCTCGATGCTTTTGCATGGCATCCAGATGACGTTCATCATCTATGCCGGCTCATGGCTGCTCGCCATGTCGCTGGCCATTGTGCTGCTTGCCATTCGCCTGTCACCTTTCCGCTTCGGTGATCCGCTGGTGGCGGCCTATGTTTCCTATCACCGCAACGTTCCGACACTCGTGCAGCTGATGCTGTGGTATTTCGGCGTCTTCACGCTGCTGCCAAGCGGATTGGCCAACTGGCTTTCCAGCCACAATGCCGAAGCGATCTTCGCCATTATCGGTCTCGGCCTCTGTCAGGCAGCCTATTTCAGCGAAGATCTGCGCTCCGGCGTGCGTTCCATCAATCCCGGCCAGATGGAAGCGGCGCGTGCGCTCGGGCATAGCTATGTCTCGGCCATGCGTTTCGTCATCATGCCGCAGGGCGTTCGCAACGCACTGCCGCCGCTGATCAACCACAGTACCTCGCTGTTCAAGAACAGCAGCCTCGGCGTCCTGATCGGCGCACCGGAACTCACCCATGCGGTCAAGGAAGTCGAAAATCTGAGCTTCCGGACGTTTGAAGTCTATCTGGTCGCCACCGTGCTTTATCTGTTCTTCTCGCTGCTGATCATGGGTCTCGGAGCCTATATCTCCATGCGTGTCGATCCACTGCGGAGGGCACGGGCATGA
- a CDS encoding SDR family oxidoreductase — MPFSDYKTALVTGASSGIGAAVVERLCREGLEVHAVARSADALNQLAKRTGCFAHVIDVTDRPALAKLTSEVAFDVLVNNAGVDRPKKFLEADESDIDLLIDVNLRAVLHLCRMVVPGMVARDRGHVINISSIAGNYNFGGNSIYHASKAGVAMLSNQLRIDAFGKRVRVTEICPGRVATDIFNHVHGDDPSIRERFIDGFELPQASDIAEAIAFAIAAPVAMNIGHMEITPTLQVMGGLQTAKPQTIESRPAENKAAAGGAGGKVA; from the coding sequence ATTGGCGCCGCCGTTGTCGAGCGCCTTTGCCGTGAGGGGCTGGAAGTCCATGCGGTTGCCAGAAGTGCGGATGCTCTTAATCAGTTGGCGAAGCGCACGGGCTGCTTTGCCCACGTCATTGATGTGACGGACCGGCCGGCGCTTGCGAAGCTCACCAGTGAGGTTGCATTCGATGTCCTCGTCAACAATGCCGGCGTCGATCGTCCGAAGAAGTTTCTGGAGGCGGATGAAAGCGATATCGATCTGCTGATCGACGTCAACCTGCGCGCCGTGCTGCATCTGTGCCGCATGGTAGTACCGGGCATGGTGGCGCGCGATCGTGGCCATGTCATCAACATCTCTTCCATCGCCGGCAATTACAATTTCGGCGGCAACTCCATCTATCATGCCAGCAAGGCGGGCGTGGCGATGCTGTCCAACCAGCTGCGCATCGATGCTTTCGGCAAACGCGTGCGGGTAACGGAAATCTGCCCCGGCCGCGTCGCAACCGATATCTTCAACCATGTGCATGGTGATGATCCGAGCATTCGCGAGCGCTTCATCGATGGTTTCGAGCTGCCGCAGGCATCCGATATCGCTGAAGCGATTGCCTTTGCCATCGCTGCGCCCGTGGCCATGAATATCGGCCACATGGAAATTACCCCGACGCTTCAGGTCATGGGCGGGCTGCAGACTGCCAAGCCACAGACGATTGAAAGTCGACCGGCTGAAAATAAGGCCGCGGCGGGCGGAGCCGGAGGAAAAGTCGCGTGA